A genomic window from Pelagicoccus albus includes:
- a CDS encoding HAD family hydrolase yields MSRITTIAFDADDTLWHNENLFEEHHRKYCKLLAAYHDEETVERTLFRTEMRNLELYGYGVKSFTLSSIETAIELTKGSISAEELRNILDFGKNMLAHPVELLEGVEETIAALSQDYPLMLITKGDLRDQERKITKSGLAPYFKHIEVVSEKKREDYARLFRQHGLNPTKLLMVGNSLKSDILPILEQGGLGVHIPYHLTWEHERVATAPNENDNFHELASIKHLPALVAALTS; encoded by the coding sequence ATGAGCCGCATCACCACAATCGCTTTCGACGCCGACGACACGCTCTGGCACAACGAGAACCTTTTCGAGGAGCACCACCGAAAATACTGCAAGCTCCTAGCTGCCTACCATGATGAAGAAACGGTAGAGCGGACTTTGTTTAGAACGGAAATGCGAAACCTCGAACTCTACGGTTACGGGGTAAAGAGTTTCACCCTCTCGAGCATAGAAACTGCCATTGAGCTGACAAAGGGCTCCATCTCCGCCGAGGAGCTTCGCAACATACTGGACTTCGGCAAAAATATGCTGGCTCATCCAGTCGAGCTACTAGAAGGAGTCGAGGAAACCATCGCTGCCCTTAGCCAAGATTATCCCCTAATGCTCATAACAAAGGGCGATCTGAGGGACCAAGAACGCAAGATAACAAAATCGGGCCTAGCTCCCTACTTCAAACACATCGAAGTCGTATCCGAAAAGAAGCGAGAAGACTACGCTCGCCTATTCCGTCAGCATGGATTGAACCCGACCAAACTTCTCATGGTCGGAAACTCCCTCAAATCTGACATTCTACCGATTCTCGAACAAGGGGGCCTTGGAGTACATATTCCGTATCATTTGACCTGGGAGCACGAGAGGGTCGCGACCGCTCCTAACGAAAACGACAACTTCCACGAACTCGCTTCTATCAAGCATCTACCCGCTTTGGTTGCGGCCCTGACGAGCTAA
- a CDS encoding pseudouridine synthase: MLEAESIPSLDILYRDDRYIAIHKPSGLLVHRSPIDRRETRFAIQVLRDQIGQMVYPAHRIDRPTSGILLFGLDQEAGTRLSVLFQERKVQKRYHAIVRGHTPESGSIDSPLNKYEDLDGHIKSEQTQEALTHYQRLLASELPYPTERYATSRFSLLELKPHTGRRHQLRRHLAHIRYPIIGDVRHGCNKTNKLARSNFDIQRLLLAATHLSFQHPFENTEVAIDCEPEDSFLHSAALLGLPYAYEGT, translated from the coding sequence ATGCTAGAAGCCGAGTCCATACCGTCTCTTGATATTCTGTATCGCGACGATCGATACATCGCTATTCACAAGCCTTCTGGATTACTCGTGCACCGAAGCCCCATCGATCGTCGCGAAACGCGTTTTGCGATACAGGTCCTAAGAGATCAGATTGGCCAAATGGTTTATCCCGCCCATCGAATTGATCGTCCTACCTCAGGCATACTACTTTTTGGCCTGGACCAAGAGGCGGGCACCCGCCTATCGGTGCTTTTTCAAGAGCGGAAAGTCCAGAAACGCTACCATGCTATCGTGCGTGGACATACCCCCGAATCGGGTTCGATCGACTCTCCACTAAACAAATACGAAGACCTCGACGGGCACATAAAGAGCGAGCAAACCCAAGAAGCCCTCACCCACTACCAGCGTCTTTTAGCTTCCGAACTCCCGTATCCGACCGAAAGATACGCCACCTCTCGTTTTTCTTTGCTAGAACTGAAACCTCACACTGGGAGGCGTCATCAACTAAGAAGGCACCTAGCCCACATTCGCTACCCCATCATTGGAGACGTTCGTCATGGTTGCAACAAAACCAACAAACTCGCCCGCTCCAACTTCGACATCCAAAGACTGCTGCTCGCCGCGACTCATTTGAGTTTTCAACACCCTTTCGAGAATACCGAGGTTGCTATCGACTGCGAACCTGAGGACAGTTTCCTGCACTCCGCAGCTCTTCTAGGGCTTCCTTACGCTTATGAAGGAACCTAA